ATTTTCGAAGTTATCGACGATCCCAACAATCTAGATGCAACGTACCGCATCTACAGCAGCGGCTCTACGATTCTATTGGCGAACATTTATCTGATGCATCATCAAGACAAATTCTTCGACATAGGAGACTTTGCTCAGGACTGTAAAGATAATGTCATCCCTCAATACACATTTATCGAGCCGATCTACGATGGAGTGAACGCCAACAGCCAGCACCCTGATTTCGCGGTAGACAAAGGCGAGAGTCTTATCGCGGAGGTCTACAACGCTATACGGGACAGCCCATTGTGGGAGGACACCCTACTCTTAATTGTTTACGACGAGCATGGCGGCCTCTACGATCACGCGTATCCGCCTACTCTTCAGAACAACACTGGTTTGCCCGATCTACCGCCCACTAAGGATTTCGGGTTCCGCTTCGACCGCTTGGGGGTCAGAGTTCCGGCCGTCTTCGTGTCGCCATGGTTGGCGCCTGGAACTATTCTCGCGGATCAGTTTGACCATTGTTCGATTGTCAAGACCGTTCGGGAACTGTTTTGCCTTGATAAGCAACCGTTCAATTGGAGAGAGGCGCAGGCGGCGAGCTTTGCCAACATTGCGAATCTGACCGAGATGAGGGTTGACAAACCCGCACTTCCCGACGTTGTAGCGTCAGACGGGACGATGCAGCTGTCGGCTAGGCGGAAAGTGCTTCCAGCAGCACACAGAGGCTCTCAGGCTCAGAGCCCTGGAACCATCCAAACCATCCAAGCTCTATCGAAAAGCACTCGAGTCCCCAAGCTTCCAGCTCAGCAACCGCCAAAACTCCGAAAGCCCACGGACCTCACAATGCTAATGGCCCAAGCGATGGAGTACTCACTCCACACACAAGGCATTAATTTGAGCAAGAGTACCCATCAAATCTACTCAGCCCAGGATGCAGTGAATTACCTCAAGGAAGCCAAGAACGCGATAAAGGCTATAGGTCAATAATGAGACGACTGTCATACGCGATCTTAGGTTCCACTGTCCTTTTTGCCACGTTCCTCCATGCACAGACGATCGGGGTCTCGTGCCCGCAGTTCTTCAAAGATGGCCATCAACGTATCGCCTGTGTGGAAGCCTTGCTTTCGCAGGATGACTATCATTTCACCCTCGCATCCTTGCCCCCCTCTAACGGGTTTGGCCTCGGGCTTGTTCTTATGCATTCGTTCAAAAGCACCAAGAGTGACAACGAGGTCGACCTCAGTGTCACTGCCGCCGGCACAACGAATAATTCGTGGTACACAGGTGGCGATATTGTCTGGTCCCTACCTTTCCGCACGTCGGAAACGGACGGTAACGAGGCAAAGCTTGCATCCGCTACAGAAAAGAATTGGCATCAAACAGCATTTCATTTCCAGGTAGCTCACCAATCGGTGAAGACGCTGTACTTCTATGGAATTGGCTCAAGGGCTCCTGCTACTGCCTACGTCTACGCAGAAGACGACACATGGGAAAAGTTATCAGGTCGATTGCCAATCTCTCATCATATTGTGCTAGTAGCCGAAAACGGCGTGCAGGCGACGAATCTGCCTATGTCATCCGATCCGTCCGCCATCACCGCCAATGTGCCAAGCAGCCAAGTTCCAGGAATAGATCATCAACCCACCATGTTGGAGACCAACGTCGGTCTTCAAACCCGTGCTCTCAAACGTATTAGTCACGAAATCGAGAAATTGCCTAAAGGCGGGACCCCACACCTTCAACCATTATCGCAGTTCCTGTTCGAGAACGACGCGACCGTCCAGTGGGATCATCCCCTCGACGGATCGCAATTGGCATTTAGGCAATTTCGTTTTGATGGCGACGAAAAGCTCAATCTGCGAGCATGGCTGCGGAACTCATTCGTTCCGGCGCAACACCCATTTGTCTATCATGTGCTCTGTCAGGACAGTAACAAGCAGACCGATGAATGCAATCTGGGTCAGTTTGATGTTAGAAGCAGACTCATCTTGTCAGGAACGCCAGCCAATAACCAAGTACCGTTCTATCTCCAACCCACATTGGGTGGCAGTGATATAGACAACAACGTCACCCTGCGTGGATGGGACAATTACCGGTTTCGCGGACGTGATGCCGCGCTGCTTCAGTTCGAGTCGAATTTCGTTGCATGGGATCCGTTTGGTGTATACCTCTTTTACGACGCGGGCGGTGTTGGCCAGAACGCAGGCGACCTTTCTTTAGCTCACCTGCGGCAAGACGCAGGAGCGGGAGCATCGTTGCGCATACAAGGCAGTATTGTGGCGCAAACCTACTACGCGTGGGGCGCAGGCCACGGAGGCCGGTGGGGATACAATTTTGCAAAGGTTTTTTAAGCTCCAGTGTTGGCTGATTGGGACATTGCGCCGCTTCGCCAAAAAAGCTTAGTGGGCCAGAGAAAGGCAGGCTACACGGCTACCTTCGCTGCGGCTCCGCCCACGTCTAACCTCTGCGGAGCCTCACCATGATCCGCGCGACTCTCCTGCTCGCCGCTGCAGCCGTCCTCATCCCCACCGCCCACGCGCAAACTCCGCAGGACCCCTGCACCCTCCTCACCCCCGACCAGATCAAAGCCGTCCTCAACTCGCCGGTCGAGCCCGGCCAGCCGGGCGTTGCCAAAGGCTCCAACGAATGCACCTGGGGCGACGCCCACGGCGAGGACCGCGTCTACATCGCCCTCCGCCCCGCCGCCGACTTCCGCACCACCCGCACCAGCCTCGAGAAGTCCGGCGTCCACCCCACCCCCGTCGTCGGCCTCGGCGACGACGCCTTCTTCGTCTCCCCCGACGACTCCTCGTCAGCCCTCTATGTCCTCACCAAAAACCACCTGCTGCTCCTCACCGTCACCCTCCCCGACGCCACCCAGCAGACCAATCAGGCAGCCGAAAAGTCCCTCGCCACCCAGATCCTTCCCAAACTCTAACCAACAGAAAAAAGTGACCCCCCCCACCCGTTAACTTCCCTGAATCCAATACTTTACCTATAACTCAATTCAAGACTTTGCGCAAAAAGTCCAAGCCTAAGTCCCATCTTCTGAAGACTTTGCACAAAAACCGGGGGGAGGGGTACCCGTCCTTTATTTGCAAGGCGCCGGCAGCCGCGAACTCCCGCACGTGAATTTCGCAGTTGCATTCTTAAGTGGAAAGGCCGATATCGCCTTCGAGCACTTGCTGGACGAGCTTCGGCCTTTCGCCCGCTCGCCAAAGCCGCGCGGTATGCACGACGCGATAGCGAAGGGGTCCGCCGTCGGCGCGTTCACTGCGCGTGATCGGCCGCGGGATGCAGACGAACTCGGTGCGCATTTCATTCGCGGTGAGCCGAACCGTTGCATAGCCGTGGCCGCCAAGGTCGACGAACTCGAGGTGTGGGGCGAGTTCGGGGTTCGAAGCGGCATGGGCGCGCTTCAGGTCAAAGCTCTTCGCGTACTCAAGGCACGACCGGACGCCGTGCTTGAGCAGCATGTTGTAGGTCCAGTCGGGTTTGCCTCCGCCGGGGCGATCGGCAAGGAACAGCGGACGAAGCGGATCGGCTTTCGGAAAACCATGCTCGAGCGCTTCCATGGTGCCAGCGCTCGAAAGCGACGCGCCGACGAAGCTCAGGCCTACGGGATAGAACTTGCCCGGCGGCAACTCCGACGTTGCGTAGCCCGCCCAGAAGCTGTGCCGGTCGCCGGAGACAATCGCGAAGCCCGTAATTTTCTCGTCGCGCACAAGGTCGTATATCTCGGCGCGCTCCCGATAAGCCGATCCATAGTCGCCGCTACTCATCAGGGCGTAGGTGGACTTCGGCCATGTCTCCTTTGTGAGTCCAGGCGGAAGGTTTTGCGGGTCGCTCCGCCAATCCGGCGCGCCTTCGGAATTGCCCCAAATCTTCCAGGTCGCATTGGATTTGCGTAGCTGGTCCTTGAACCAGGTCTTCTGGGTGGCGCCGAGGATCGTTTGCGGTGGCGCATCCTTTCGCGTGTTCGGAACGTGCGCGCCGTTGAAGGAGATTTCGTTCGGCGGGTTGCCGCCATTGAAGGTACGGCCTCCATCAAAGATCTGGGCGGCATCCTCGGGGTACATGCCGGTGAATTCCGGACCAAAGCTGGCGACAGCTTTGTCGGTGAAGGGATCTGCACTGCGGTAACTATGCTGGTCGGTGATGATGAGATCGAGATGCCGACCGTAGCGGTAGGACCGATAGCCGATGAGGCTGTTGATCGCCGTGAGATTGTTGGGCTCGAGGCCGAGGCCGTTCTCATCCCATTGCTCGATCCGCACATCCTTGACCGGGGGCGGACCGAACGTCTCGAGTGATCCGCTCGGCGGAGCGACGCGCGCGGGCAGATATTCGAACCATGCCTGGTTGGCGGCGATCTTGATGCTCTGTCCCGGGCGTTCTGGGCCACCTGCCTGCTGGATGCTCTGCCAGCCCTGCCAGGAGAATTCGTGATTGTCCCACATGGCCACGAACGGCCAGCGAGCCCTTGCATCCTGCAAGTCTGGATCGGCAAGATAGCCGCGATAGATCGCGCGGTAGCCTTCGACCGTCAGCGGATAGTGGAAGTGGCCGACCTTGCCGCCATCGGGGATCCGCGCGACCTCGTAAATCGTGCGGTCGTAGCGTGTCTTCACTTCGTCGGGGTATTCGACGACCTCGTATATGAAATCGCCGAGGTGCAGGACAAAACCGAGTTGGTCGGCCGGCGCCGCCCGCTCGTCCTCGAAGATCATGCGGCGGTAGGCGTTGAGCTTGCCTTCGTTGACGTCCTGGCAGCTAATGAAGGCGAAGTTGACCGGGCGCGGATCATTGGTTGTCGGCGCAGTAATCGTTCGGCCCACGCGACTTCCATTTCCCTCGCTGTCGGTAAAGCGATACCAGTACACCCTCGCCGGCCTCAGTCCACCCGCCAACACGCGGCACGTCCAGTCGGACTCCACCGAAACTCGCGCTGCCGCGCTCACCACGACCCGCCGGAACGCAGGGTCTTCGGCCACTTCGACATGCAGCGTCCGCGGCGCAACACCTGCAGCGTAAGGCCGTCGAGTCCACAACAGAACGCTGCTATGGTCCGGGTCGCCCGAAGCGACGCCCTCTGGGAACATCGTCCGTTGCTCACGCCACGCAACCCGCGATGCGTGCGCGACGCCATTGCCCCACGCCGCCGTGGCGCCGACGCTCAGAGCTGCCTGGAGAAACGCGCGGCGATCGATGCGCGACATGAGTATCCTCCGTTGAGCTTCTGATTATTATTTGTCCGGGCAGCACATGGCTGAAATTGTGACGACTGGTATGTATGCAAGGCTGAATGGCGCTTTACCGCCGCCGTAGCCAGTAAACTCAAAAAGAAGCTCCCAAAGCTTCCGGTCGCCGCGCCGCTGTTACTAGCGCTTTGAAAAGAGACCGGCTACACCACAGCTGAGAGGGCAATGTTCGCGCATCAGGGCCAAACGCCCCATTGGGACCGGGGCAAGAAATCTAATTGGTTGTTCCTCTCGTCTGCGCGGACATCGGTTCCAAGGTAGATGGCAATAAACCGCTTAATAGAACGGGCACAATACTGCAGTCTCTTCACTTCTTCTCGAACAGGGACTTGAGCATCGACTGCCCGGATGGCCTCGCTGCAGGTTCGCCACGTACGGGGAGAGCGCTTTCCAAGAACCGCTACGATAAGCCGCGGATTGCGGGCGGGTCCAGTTGCTGTCCAAGGCCGCCTTGGATTTCCGCTGTCTGCCTTCACTGCGGCGCCGTCCATCCGACGAAACGTCTTATCGTCTTCAAGCCTCCAATACTGTAACGCCCCGGCCGGCCCATTACTGTCTTGCGGAGTCACCGCTAACTCCTTTACTGCTCTCGTTCGCGGCGTTAAGTTCGCCATGGGCGAGTTATCTCCTTCGTTTTTCAGCGGCGGTATCCCACCTCCGCGTCATTGGTGAACTAAAGTCGCATTGGCCTTTTCTTTAGTAACCCCTACACCTATGCCCACGACTTCTCTGTTCCTGTGAGGATGCTCAAGAGCACGGAACGGCTGAATCGTCGGTCGTAATCGACCGTTGGGTATGCAATGACGTTTCCGTCCAAAGCGGTTGTATGCGCGGTGGTGACTGCCGGCGCTGCCAGTCTCTACTCGGCGCGCGGAACCCCGGGTCGGCACTGGCTGCATTTCTTCGTCTACCTTCTCGCGATACTTCTCAGCTCGGGGATGAAGGTCGCGATGCCCAAGACCAACGGGACGATGTCAGTAAACTTCCCGTTTGTCCTTCTCGGTATCGTTCAGCTTTCGCCGCTCCAGGTCATCGCTTTGGCGGTCGCGAGCGTCATTGCGCAATGCCGGATCAAGGTCGTCAAGTCATTCACCGTAGTTCAGATTATCTTCAACGTGGCCAACGTTACCACGGCGACGGTGCTGGCATGTTTCATCTATACACGGTCGCTGCATGTGGTTCACGGCGAAGTCGCGCCCGCACTCACGATAGCGGCAACAGCGTACTTCCTGGCGAATACCGTTCCGTTGGCTCTGGTGCTCTCTTGCGAGTCGGAGTCCTCGCCTTTCAAGCTCTGGGGCCAGGAATTCCCATGGTATTTCCCGTTTTACGTCGTGGGCGCGATTCTGGCGTTTCTAGCCGATTTTGTTGGCATCCACTTCGGCTGGATGACATCGCTGCTGATTATTCCAATGGTCTACACCGTCTACCGCGCGTATCGCGCTCAGATGGCGATCATTCGCGATCGCGAGCAGCACATTGTTGAGATCGAGGCTTTGCACTTGCGCACCATCGAAGGCCTTGCTATGGCCGTCGAGGCAAAGGATCAAAACACCCACGAACACCTGATGCGGGTGCGCGTCTACGTGTCCGAGTTGGGCAAGATCATGGGCCTCGACTCACTGCAAATGAAGGCGCTGGCCACGGCCGCCTCTCTGCATGACATTGGCAAGCTGGCGGTGCCTGAACACATCATTAACAAGCCAGGCAGGCTGACCCCGGAAGAATTCGAAAAGATGAAGATTCACCCTGTGGTCGGCGCCGATATTCTGGAGCGCGTACGGTTCCCGTATCCGGTCGTTCCCATCGTACGGTCGCATCATGAGGCTTGGGACGGCAGTGGCTACCCGGATGGCCTGGAGGGTGAAGAGATTCCGATCGGAGCGCGCATCCTTTCCGCGGTCGACTGTTTCGATGCGCTTGCTTCGGACCGGCCATACCGCCGGGCATTGCCGGTTGAGGAAGCTCTGGCATACCTGAAGAGCAAAGCCGGCGTTCAGTTCGACCCTGAAGTCGTTCGCCTGTTGGAAGAACATTACCCAGAGCTTGAAGCGCGCGCGCACCAGGAAATCGAAGAGATGATGCCGCTCGACACAGACCTGGTCATCGAGCGCGGCGCAGCGCCCAGCGCCGGATTTGAGCAGGAGCATGTCGCGCTGGAATCCGCCTCGCCGATATTGCAGTTCAAATCTCCGCGACTGGCGGCCACGAGCGATCAACGAGCCCAGGCAATTGCCAAATTGAAACAGGCGTTGGCAGCGTCGCGTAGTTTGCGCGGAGCAAGCAGGGCGATCGCTGAGGTCTTGCAGTCCGTGACTCCCTTCGATTGCTTTGCGGTGTATCTGAAGTCAGAAGCAAGCATCATTGCGATGTACATCGAGGGTCCTGGCGCCGAAGGATTCTCGACGCAGCCGATTCCGATAGGAGAGGGTCTATCGGGATGGGTCACGAAGAATGCACGTAGCATTCTCAACGGTAATCCCACGGTGGAACCCAACATTCTCATCGAAGCCGACTTGTTTACAAGCCGCAGTTCTGCACTTTCAGCTCCCGTGTTGAGTTCAAGCGGCGATGTCATGGGTGCGATCACGCTTTATTCCCGCGAACAATCGGCGTATTCGAAAGACCATCTGAGAGTCCTTGAAGAGATCGCGCGGGAGTTTGCATGGGCGATGCAGAATGTGCCCCAAGACACGGATGCAGCATTGGAGGGAATTTACTCGGACGCAGTGGACGGCTCCATTCTTGAAGTCGAACACGCGTCATGAGGCGAATCTTCGCGATCATCAAGTGGCTTGGCAGAACGCTGGGCATCGTTGTCCTGGTCATGATCGGCTCTACCGTTCTCGT
This Acidobacteriaceae bacterium DNA region includes the following protein-coding sequences:
- a CDS encoding HD domain-containing phosphohydrolase, with the protein product MLSCESESSPFKLWGQEFPWYFPFYVVGAILAFLADFVGIHFGWMTSLLIIPMVYTVYRAYRAQMAIIRDREQHIVEIEALHLRTIEGLAMAVEAKDQNTHEHLMRVRVYVSELGKIMGLDSLQMKALATAASLHDIGKLAVPEHIINKPGRLTPEEFEKMKIHPVVGADILERVRFPYPVVPIVRSHHEAWDGSGYPDGLEGEEIPIGARILSAVDCFDALASDRPYRRALPVEEALAYLKSKAGVQFDPEVVRLLEEHYPELEARAHQEIEEMMPLDTDLVIERGAAPSAGFEQEHVALESASPILQFKSPRLAATSDQRAQAIAKLKQALAASRSLRGASRAIAEVLQSVTPFDCFAVYLKSEASIIAMYIEGPGAEGFSTQPIPIGEGLSGWVTKNARSILNGNPTVEPNILIEADLFTSRSSALSAPVLSSSGDVMGAITLYSREQSAYSKDHLRVLEEIAREFAWAMQNVPQDTDAALEGIYSDAVDGSILEVEHAS
- a CDS encoding alkaline phosphatase D family protein; this translates as MSRIDRRAFLQAALSVGATAAWGNGVAHASRVAWREQRTMFPEGVASGDPDHSSVLLWTRRPYAAGVAPRTLHVEVAEDPAFRRVVVSAAARVSVESDWTCRVLAGGLRPARVYWYRFTDSEGNGSRVGRTITAPTTNDPRPVNFAFISCQDVNEGKLNAYRRMIFEDERAAPADQLGFVLHLGDFIYEVVEYPDEVKTRYDRTIYEVARIPDGGKVGHFHYPLTVEGYRAIYRGYLADPDLQDARARWPFVAMWDNHEFSWQGWQSIQQAGGPERPGQSIKIAANQAWFEYLPARVAPPSGSLETFGPPPVKDVRIEQWDENGLGLEPNNLTAINSLIGYRSYRYGRHLDLIITDQHSYRSADPFTDKAVASFGPEFTGMYPEDAAQIFDGGRTFNGGNPPNEISFNGAHVPNTRKDAPPQTILGATQKTWFKDQLRKSNATWKIWGNSEGAPDWRSDPQNLPPGLTKETWPKSTYALMSSGDYGSAYRERAEIYDLVRDEKITGFAIVSGDRHSFWAGYATSELPPGKFYPVGLSFVGASLSSAGTMEALEHGFPKADPLRPLFLADRPGGGKPDWTYNMLLKHGVRSCLEYAKSFDLKRAHAASNPELAPHLEFVDLGGHGYATVRLTANEMRTEFVCIPRPITRSERADGGPLRYRVVHTARLWRAGERPKLVQQVLEGDIGLST
- a CDS encoding alkaline phosphatase family protein: MATPFKRLVVLMMENRSFDHMLGFLKAKDYPIDGLNGDETNPAADEGTPIRVSPDARNVNDLTPDPSHEFPDINWQIFSNAEGTDNGQEKMQGFVQNYATDSNDAVHGAVVMKCFHEGTLPILSTLAKQFAVSDKWFSSLPASTIPNRLFAHAAWSGDSITQDAIAAPAKARTIFEVIDDPNNLDATYRIYSSGSTILLANIYLMHHQDKFFDIGDFAQDCKDNVIPQYTFIEPIYDGVNANSQHPDFAVDKGESLIAEVYNAIRDSPLWEDTLLLIVYDEHGGLYDHAYPPTLQNNTGLPDLPPTKDFGFRFDRLGVRVPAVFVSPWLAPGTILADQFDHCSIVKTVRELFCLDKQPFNWREAQAASFANIANLTEMRVDKPALPDVVASDGTMQLSARRKVLPAAHRGSQAQSPGTIQTIQALSKSTRVPKLPAQQPPKLRKPTDLTMLMAQAMEYSLHTQGINLSKSTHQIYSAQDAVNYLKEAKNAIKAIGQ